The Caldisericaceae bacterium DNA window TAGAGAGTGCACTATTAAACCGTCATTACTTACAATTGCAACTCCTCTAACTCCTTCAAATCTTTCTAATTCACTAAGTATGTTTTCCATGAATTCCTCCTTTGCCTTGCATGATTTCTAAACAATGTGGAATTGCTTCTTTTACAACCAGTAAAGAATCTATCGCTCCTTGAGGGTTACCAGGCAAGTTGATTATTAAAGTGTCTCCTCTTATGCCCGTAATTCCTCTTGAAAGAATCGAAGTTTTTACATTTTTAAAGTTTTCCATTCTTATCGCTTCAGAAAAACCAGGCATCTCTTTCTCAATAACCTCTCTTGTTGCTTCAGGAGTCACATCTCTTTTAGCGGGCCCAGTTCCTCCGCTTGTTAAAATAAGATCAACTTTTAAAACATCAGCATAGTAAAGTAGTTTTTCTTTGATAAGGTGTATCTCATCTGGAACAACAGAAGCATCAACTAAAATCCACCCTTCTTTTTCAATAAAATCAGTTAATAACGGGATTGTTTCATCCTTATTTAATCCAGAGCTTCTCGTATCGCTTGCAATAATTATGCCTACTTTAATTTGATTTTCTTTTTCCATATTTAAATGATATCAAAATTTTCCAATATTCAAATATAATTTTACATGGAACTTAAAAGGAATGTTGTCATTGTTTATGAAACCTCTTCTACAATGGATCTTGCAAAAGAGCTTTCTAATACTTTTTTGCCACCTTTTATTGTCAGATCTTTTATCCAAACGAAAGGTAGGGGGCAGTACGAGCGAAAATGGCAATCGACTTATGGTGGGTTATATTTTACGGAGGTATTGAATTTAAATAACATACTCGGTTTTTCAACGTTCTTATCTATCCCAATTTTAAGGGTTCTTAAGAGGTATGTTGAGAAAGTTAAAGTGAAATGGCCTAACGACATAGTAATAGAAAAAAAGAAACTTGGAGGAATTTTAGTAGAAAAAAGTAATCTTACGTTTGCTGGTATCGGGTTAAATATTCAAAATGATGTTAAAGATGTTATCAATTCTTCTATATCGCTTAAAGATTTTATTAATATTGATAAGGAGACAATCTTTTGGGCAATACTTGAAGAAGAAAACAATCTAATCAACGATTTTTTTAAACATGGTTTTAGAAATTTTAAAAGAGAATACGAAGAAAACCTCGCTATTTTAAACAGGAAAACGAAGGTTGATTTAGGTTATAAAATTGTAGAAGGTGTTGTTGTTGGAGTTGGAGTATTTGGAGAATTGCTTTTAGATGAAAACGGGAAGATGATTGATATTTTTAGTGGTTCTATAGTTAACTTTTATGATTAAAATTGCTAGCTATTTTGTATTGTTATTGAAGAGTTTACTAATTGGAAATTTTACAAGGTTGAGCATATTACATGAAGTATATTTGGAATTGCAAGCATTCTTGACAAAATTT harbors:
- a CDS encoding biotin--[acetyl-CoA-carboxylase] ligase, which translates into the protein MELKRNVVIVYETSSTMDLAKELSNTFLPPFIVRSFIQTKGRGQYERKWQSTYGGLYFTEVLNLNNILGFSTFLSIPILRVLKRYVEKVKVKWPNDIVIEKKKLGGILVEKSNLTFAGIGLNIQNDVKDVINSSISLKDFINIDKETIFWAILEEENNLINDFFKHGFRNFKREYEENLAILNRKTKVDLGYKIVEGVVVGVGVFGELLLDENGKMIDIFSGSIVNFYD
- a CDS encoding MogA/MoaB family molybdenum cofactor biosynthesis protein, producing the protein MEKENQIKVGIIIASDTRSSGLNKDETIPLLTDFIEKEGWILVDASVVPDEIHLIKEKLLYYADVLKVDLILTSGGTGPAKRDVTPEATREVIEKEMPGFSEAIRMENFKNVKTSILSRGITGIRGDTLIINLPGNPQGAIDSLLVVKEAIPHCLEIMQGKGGIHGKHT